The sequence below is a genomic window from Micromonospora aurantiaca ATCC 27029.
GTGCAGGTCGAGGTCGCCGAGCGTGGGCGGATAACGGTACGGGTCGTCGTGCGTCGTGCCGTCCACCTCGACCCGGTAGTCGAGCACCTCGCCGGGGAGGACCGCCTCGAAGACACCGGCGTCGTGCACCCGCTTCATCGGGTGCCGCTCGCCGTCGGCGAGCACCGCCACCTCGCCCGCGCCCCGGCGCAGCGTCCGGATCGTGGTGCTCCCGTCGGCCGGGTGCGCGCCGAGCACGGCGTGCGGGTCGTGTACCTCGCCGGCGATCAGCTGGTCCATCGGGCGTCGTCCTTGTCGGCCGGTGCGGTCGGGGCGGTGCCGCCGGAGAGGTCGGCGGGCACGTCTTCCACTGTCAGGTCGGGCGCGGTCGGCTGCTCCGGCTCGGCGGCGGTCGGCGCGGCCGGCTGCGGGGGCTCGGGTGCGGCCGGGCGGCGCACTGTGAGCACGTGCGCCGGTTGCAGGTACGGGTCGAGGCGCACCGCGTTGCGCTGCCCCCAGTCGTACTCGGCGCCGGTCAGCTCGTCGCGCACGGTGAACCGCTCGTGCCAGTCCAGGCCGAGCGCCGGCATGTCGAGCGTGGTGTTGCCCCACTGCACCTCGCGTGAGTCGAACGAGCAGACCACGATCACCGTGTTGCCGGTTTCCGGGTCGTGCTTCGACCAGCACAGCAGCGCCGGGTTGTCGATGTCGTGGAACCGCAGGTTGCGCAGCCGGTGCAGGGCGGGGTTGTCCCGGCGTACCCGGTTCAGCGTGGTGACGAACGGCGCCAGCGACCGGCCCTGCGCCAGCGCGGCGTCCCAGTCCCGGGGCCGCAGCTCGTACTTCTCGTTGTCCAGGTACTCCTCGGCACCGGGGCGCGCGACGTGCTCGAACAGCTCGAACCCCGCGTACATGCCCCACGAGGGGGACAGCAGCGCCGCCAGCACCGCCCGGATCTTGAACATCGGCGGGCCGCCGTGCTGCAACGACGAGTGCAGGATGTCAGGCGTGTTGGGCCAGAAGTTCGGCCGCATCCAGTCGACCGAGGCGACCAGCTCCTCGCAGTACTCCCGCATCTCGGCCGCCGTCGTGCGCCAGGTGAAATAGGTGTACGACTGGGTGAAGCCGATCTTGCCGAGCCCGTGCATGATCGCCGGCCGGGTGAACGCCTCGGCCAGGAACAGCACGTCCGGGTCGACCTTCTTGACCTCGGCGATCAGCCAGTGCCAGAAGTCGAACGGCTTGGTGTGCGGGTTGTCGACCCGGAAGATCCGGATGCCCTCGCCGACCCAGTGCAGCACCACCCGCAGCACCTCGGCCCGGATGCCCTCCGGGTCGTTGTCGAAGTTCAGCGGATAGATGTCCTGGTACTTCTTCGGCGGGTTCTCCGCGTACGCGATGCTGCCGTCGGCCCGGGTGGTGAACCACTCCGGGTGCTCGGTGACCCACGGGTGATCCGGCGCGCACTGCAACGCCAGGTCCATCGCCACCTCCAGCCCCTGCTCGGCGGCGGCCGCGACGAAGTCGCGGAAGTCCTCAGGCGTACCCAGATCGGGGTGGATGGCGTCGTGGCCGCCCTCGGCCGCGCCGATCGCCCACGGCGAGCCCACGTCGTCCGGCCCGGCGGTGAGCGCGTTGTTGCGGCCCTTGCGGTTGACCCGGCCGATCGGGTGGATCGGCGGCAGGTAGAGCACGTCGAAACCCATCGCCGCGACACCCGGCAGTCGCTCCATAGCGGTGGCGAACGTGCCGGAACGCGCGGGCGCGTCGACTGTGGCCGGGACCGCGCCCTCGGAGCGGGGGAAGAACTCGTACCAGGCGGAGAAGATCGCCCGCGGCCGGTCCACCCACAGCGTGCGCTCCTCGCCGGTGGTGACCAGCTCGCGCACCGGGTGTTCCCACAGCAGGTCGGCCAGGTCCAGCGCCGCGCTCACCCGCCGCGGCAGGTCCAGGTCGTCGTCGGCCAGCGCCCGCACGGCTTCGCGTACGCGATCACGGTCGGCCCTCGGCACCAGGTCGAGCGCGGCGGTGAGCACCCGTACGCCCTCGGCCAGGTCGTTCGCCAGCTCGGCCGCGCCCTGGCCGGCGGCGAGCTTCTTCGTGACCGCGTTCTGCCACGTGAGGTACGGGTCTCCGAACGCCTCCACGGCGAAGCGCCACAGGCCCACTGCGTCCGGGCGGATGGTGGCGTGCCATCGGTCCTGGCCGGGTTCACCCGGGCGCATCCGGGTGAACGGGCGGGCCGCGCCGTCCGGGCCGAGCCAGACCACGTTGCACCCGAGCGCGTCGTGGCCCTCGCGGTAGGCCCGCGCCGACACCGGTACGACCTCGCCGACCACAGCCTTGGCCGGGTAGCGACCGCAGGAGACGACGGGGGAGACGTCTTCGATCGGGAACCGTCCAGTCACCCGCTCAACCTACTGCGCGAGATCCTCTCGCGCTCGGCGACTTCACCTCAGCCCTCAACCCGCTCACGAGGGCGTCGAGTCCGTGCCGGTGAGGCACCCGTGCCGTTCCACCGAACGAGCGTGGGCTGCGGTGAGTGGAACGCTATGGGTGTCAAAAGGGCGCTGAGGCACCCATGGCGTTCCACCGAACGGGTGGCGGACTTCCGGCGGCCGGCCCCGGTGCCACGAACGGCCTCTTCCCGCGCCTCGGGCACAGGGTCGGCGGGCTCCGGGCGCTCTGGCCCGTCCGACAGCGACGTTCAGGTCGACCGCTGGGCGACGAAGACGAACTCCCGGCCGGGGCGGTCGGGCGCGTCCCGCACGTCGAGCACCCGGTAGCCGGCGGCCGCCAGGCTCGCCTCGACCTCGTCCCGGTCGCGGAACCGCAGCGTCGAGTCCGACGTGACGACGGCGCCGTCGGCCGGGAACCGGTACGTGAACCGGAAGGTCACGAACGGCAGGTCCACAGCGGTGACCTCGAGACGTCGTTCCACCGGCCCGACGCCCGGCACGTCCCGGGTCACCGGCGCGGTGTCCGCCGCCCACTCCTCCCACGCGCGGCGCTCGGGACGGCGGGTCTCGAACACGAGGTGCCCGCCCGGCCGCAGCGCGCCGTGCACGCCCCGCAGCGTTCGCGCCCAGTCGTCGTCGGTGCGGAAGACCTGAGCCACGTTGCCGGTCATCACGGCCAGGTCGGCGCGCAGCG
It includes:
- a CDS encoding alpha-1,4-glucan--maltose-1-phosphate maltosyltransferase; this translates as MTGRFPIEDVSPVVSCGRYPAKAVVGEVVPVSARAYREGHDALGCNVVWLGPDGAARPFTRMRPGEPGQDRWHATIRPDAVGLWRFAVEAFGDPYLTWQNAVTKKLAAGQGAAELANDLAEGVRVLTAALDLVPRADRDRVREAVRALADDDLDLPRRVSAALDLADLLWEHPVRELVTTGEERTLWVDRPRAIFSAWYEFFPRSEGAVPATVDAPARSGTFATAMERLPGVAAMGFDVLYLPPIHPIGRVNRKGRNNALTAGPDDVGSPWAIGAAEGGHDAIHPDLGTPEDFRDFVAAAAEQGLEVAMDLALQCAPDHPWVTEHPEWFTTRADGSIAYAENPPKKYQDIYPLNFDNDPEGIRAEVLRVVLHWVGEGIRIFRVDNPHTKPFDFWHWLIAEVKKVDPDVLFLAEAFTRPAIMHGLGKIGFTQSYTYFTWRTTAAEMREYCEELVASVDWMRPNFWPNTPDILHSSLQHGGPPMFKIRAVLAALLSPSWGMYAGFELFEHVARPGAEEYLDNEKYELRPRDWDAALAQGRSLAPFVTTLNRVRRDNPALHRLRNLRFHDIDNPALLCWSKHDPETGNTVIVVCSFDSREVQWGNTTLDMPALGLDWHERFTVRDELTGAEYDWGQRNAVRLDPYLQPAHVLTVRRPAAPEPPQPAAPTAAEPEQPTAPDLTVEDVPADLSGGTAPTAPADKDDARWTS
- a CDS encoding class I SAM-dependent methyltransferase; translation: MPDAIFAHPRLAPVYDAFDGDRDDLDAYLAIADELDARVVLDLGCGTGNLALLLAPHGRTVVGVDPAGASLAVARSKDREGRVRWVHGDATTLPPLRADLAVMTGNVAQVFRTDDDWARTLRGVHGALRPGGHLVFETRRPERRAWEEWAADTAPVTRDVPGVGPVERRLEVTAVDLPFVTFRFTYRFPADGAVVTSDSTLRFRDRDEVEASLAAAGYRVLDVRDAPDRPGREFVFVAQRST